The following are from one region of the Phycisphaerales bacterium genome:
- a CDS encoding glycine cleavage T C-terminal barrel domain-containing protein, whose product MATQSPMTDLYKDQHAALQPYGDPQRGLLVPMAFEHVELEYAAIRKGCALVDLPQSGTIEATGADRVGFLNNLLTQELKTLEPMASVRSFWLNRKGRIDADLRLMDDGQRLLMATDALVAGATAEALAEFVFAEDVQLRDATESLHRLALHGPRAAQALMAIADTDEHVALEPGRAMTVMVAGASVLVEREDSASEPGLVLTMPAEHARAVYERLAGVDGLRPCGWLAYNIARIEAGWPIFQIDFTGDNLPAETGVLHDRVSFTKGCYLGQEVVARMQSLGKPKQVLVSLRLAEGAQARLPEERALVYADAESDKTIGTVTSSTIAPMLSATPIALAQVRTAHAEAGTTLYVQAEGDRVAFTVQPSLASWPAPGVSSSASSSAPERQ is encoded by the coding sequence ATGGCCACGCAAAGCCCCATGACCGACCTCTATAAGGACCAGCATGCCGCCCTCCAGCCCTACGGCGACCCCCAGCGTGGGCTGCTCGTGCCCATGGCCTTCGAGCACGTCGAACTCGAGTACGCGGCCATCCGCAAGGGGTGTGCGCTGGTCGACCTGCCGCAGTCGGGCACCATCGAGGCGACCGGGGCCGATCGCGTCGGCTTCCTGAACAATCTGCTGACCCAGGAACTCAAGACGCTCGAGCCGATGGCCTCGGTCCGCAGCTTCTGGCTGAACCGCAAGGGCCGCATCGACGCCGACCTGCGTCTGATGGACGACGGCCAGCGGCTGCTCATGGCCACCGACGCGCTGGTGGCCGGCGCGACCGCCGAGGCGCTGGCCGAGTTCGTATTCGCCGAGGACGTGCAGCTCCGCGACGCGACCGAGTCGCTGCACCGCCTGGCGCTGCACGGCCCGCGGGCGGCGCAGGCGCTCATGGCCATCGCCGACACCGACGAGCACGTGGCGCTCGAGCCCGGGCGGGCAATGACCGTCATGGTCGCGGGCGCGAGCGTGCTGGTCGAACGCGAGGACAGCGCGAGCGAGCCGGGCCTCGTGCTGACGATGCCCGCCGAGCACGCACGCGCGGTGTACGAGCGGCTTGCGGGCGTCGATGGCCTGCGCCCGTGCGGCTGGCTGGCGTACAACATCGCTCGGATCGAGGCGGGCTGGCCGATCTTCCAGATCGACTTCACCGGCGACAACCTGCCGGCCGAGACGGGCGTGCTGCACGACCGCGTCTCGTTCACCAAGGGGTGTTACCTGGGCCAGGAGGTCGTCGCGCGGATGCAGAGCCTGGGCAAGCCGAAGCAGGTGCTCGTGTCGCTGCGGCTGGCCGAGGGCGCACAAGCCAGGCTGCCCGAGGAGCGGGCGCTGGTGTACGCCGACGCCGAGAGCGACAAGACCATTGGCACGGTGACCAGCTCGACCATCGCGCCCATGCTCAGCGCCACGCCCATCGCGCTGGCGCAGGTGCGGACGGCCCACGCCGAGGCGGGGACGACGCTCTACGTCCAGGCCGAGGGCGATCGCGTGGCGTTCACGGTTCAGCCGTCGCTGGCGTCGTGGCCGGCGCCCGGGGTTTCTTCGTCGGCGTCCTCGTCCGCGCCCGAGCGGCAATAG
- a CDS encoding M20/M25/M40 family metallo-hydrolase, with product MKDDLNIDLLKRLCETPGVPGREERVRALIEEEVKDLFDEMYVDAMGSLICTRHPRPKGGSGKKSSKKKASSSKGDATRVMILSHMDEIGFYVSHIDDKGFIRVNPAGGFDTRNLFSRRVLVCTSGGDLKAVMNPGGRPVHISGEEERKKVPEVKEFFIDTGMPADEVKEKVRIGDYVVMDEPLIEIGTKVVSKALDNRFACWLGIESVRKLHKSGNGHSCEVVVAFTTQEEVGLRGAKTASYAVKPDIGLGIDVSLACDTPGVPEPEAVNQHGKGFGLHIQDASFIANYELVDQIESIAKKKRIAYQRTILARGGQDGAAAQQAAAGAKAVGIVCGTRYIHTVTEMIDRRDLAAARDIVAAALSTL from the coding sequence ATGAAAGACGACCTGAACATCGACCTGCTCAAGCGACTGTGCGAGACCCCCGGCGTGCCGGGCCGCGAGGAGCGTGTCCGCGCCCTGATCGAAGAGGAGGTCAAGGACCTGTTCGACGAGATGTACGTCGACGCGATGGGCTCGCTCATCTGCACGCGCCACCCGCGGCCCAAGGGCGGCTCGGGCAAGAAATCGAGCAAGAAGAAGGCCAGCTCGAGCAAGGGCGACGCCACGCGCGTCATGATCCTCAGCCACATGGACGAGATCGGCTTCTACGTCAGCCACATCGATGACAAGGGCTTCATCCGCGTCAACCCCGCCGGCGGCTTCGACACGCGCAACCTCTTCAGCCGACGCGTGCTCGTGTGCACCAGCGGCGGAGACCTCAAGGCCGTCATGAACCCCGGCGGCCGGCCCGTGCACATCTCGGGCGAAGAGGAACGAAAGAAGGTCCCCGAGGTCAAGGAGTTCTTCATCGACACCGGCATGCCCGCCGACGAGGTGAAGGAGAAGGTCCGCATCGGCGACTACGTCGTCATGGACGAGCCGCTCATCGAGATCGGCACCAAGGTCGTCAGCAAGGCGCTGGACAACCGCTTTGCCTGCTGGCTGGGCATCGAGAGCGTCCGCAAGCTGCATAAGAGCGGCAACGGACATTCGTGCGAGGTCGTCGTCGCCTTTACCACGCAGGAAGAGGTCGGCCTGCGCGGCGCCAAGACCGCCAGCTACGCCGTCAAGCCCGATATCGGCCTGGGCATCGACGTTTCGCTGGCCTGCGACACCCCCGGCGTGCCCGAGCCCGAAGCGGTCAACCAGCACGGCAAGGGCTTCGGCCTGCACATCCAGGACGCCAGCTTCATCGCCAACTACGAACTCGTCGACCAGATCGAATCGATCGCCAAGAAGAAGCGTATCGCCTATCAGCGCACCATCCTTGCCCGCGGCGGGCAGGACGGCGCCGCCGCCCAGCAGGCCGCCGCGGGCGCCAAGGCCGTGGGCATCGTCTGCGGCACGCGCTACATCCACACCGTCACCGAGATGATCGATCGCCGGGACCTTGCCGCTGCCCGAGATATCGTCGCCGCGGCGCTCAGCACGCTGTAG
- the ribD gene encoding bifunctional diaminohydroxyphosphoribosylaminopyrimidine deaminase/5-amino-6-(5-phosphoribosylamino)uracil reductase RibD has translation MHTDDPITRRDARFLDAAARLALLGLGRVGDGALVGCVIARGDRVLGMGAHRRFGGRHAETRALAGALSNGHDVRGATAYVTLEPCAHTGKQPPCTTALIDAGLAEVVYAASDPNELARGGAEALEQAGVAVRRSDASALAVAVSAPFRQRVVEGRPWVIAKWAQTLDGRIATRVGESQWISSTSSRRRVHALRGRVDAILTGMGTVMADDPSLTVRHGRPRTTPMRIVLDPDLEMPLDRQLVRTAKAIPTVVCCEEKLAGNGISETRRAELAKAGVRILPCPAATDAKGGLDLPATMRKLYSTFGITTVLVEGGAGLLGALFEAGVVDTAIAYVAPMLLADEEAKPVAVGRVSPALSSGVKLRLGRVRRVGEDVELTYCRSGADEDADEETPGAGHDASDG, from the coding sequence GTGCACACCGACGACCCCATCACCCGGCGCGACGCCCGCTTCCTCGACGCCGCGGCGCGGCTCGCGCTGCTGGGCCTTGGCCGCGTGGGCGATGGGGCCCTCGTCGGCTGCGTCATCGCGCGGGGGGACCGGGTCCTGGGCATGGGCGCCCACCGGCGCTTCGGCGGGCGGCACGCCGAAACGCGGGCGCTCGCCGGCGCGCTCAGCAATGGCCACGACGTGCGCGGCGCGACGGCCTACGTCACGCTCGAGCCCTGCGCCCACACGGGCAAGCAGCCGCCGTGCACCACCGCGCTGATCGACGCCGGACTGGCCGAGGTCGTCTACGCCGCCAGCGACCCCAACGAACTCGCCCGCGGCGGGGCGGAGGCGCTGGAACAGGCGGGCGTCGCGGTCCGCAGGAGCGACGCCAGCGCACTGGCCGTCGCCGTGAGCGCGCCGTTCCGCCAGCGCGTGGTGGAGGGAAGGCCCTGGGTCATCGCCAAGTGGGCGCAGACGCTCGACGGCCGCATCGCCACGCGCGTGGGCGAGAGCCAGTGGATCTCCAGCACCAGCTCGCGCCGCCGCGTGCACGCGCTGCGGGGAAGGGTCGACGCCATCCTCACCGGCATGGGCACGGTGATGGCCGACGACCCCTCGCTGACCGTCCGCCACGGCCGCCCGCGCACCACGCCCATGCGCATCGTGCTCGACCCGGACCTGGAGATGCCGCTGGACCGCCAGCTCGTGCGCACGGCCAAGGCGATTCCCACGGTCGTCTGCTGCGAAGAAAAGCTCGCCGGCAACGGCATCAGCGAAACCAGGCGGGCCGAGCTGGCCAAGGCGGGCGTGCGCATCCTGCCGTGCCCGGCGGCGACGGACGCGAAGGGCGGGCTGGACCTGCCCGCGACGATGCGGAAGCTGTATTCCACCTTCGGCATCACGACGGTGCTGGTCGAGGGCGGCGCCGGCCTGCTCGGCGCGCTCTTCGAGGCGGGCGTGGTCGACACCGCCATCGCCTACGTCGCGCCCATGCTGCTGGCCGATGAAGAAGCCAAGCCCGTGGCGGTGGGGCGTGTGTCGCCCGCCTTGTCCTCGGGGGTCAAGCTGCGACTGGGCCGCGTGCGACGCGTGGGCGAGGACGTGGAGCTGACCTATTGCCGCTCGGGCGCGGACGAGGACGCCGACGAAGAAACCCCGGGCGCCGGCCACGACGCCAGCGACGGCTGA